One genomic segment of Alkalimarinus alittae includes these proteins:
- the queE gene encoding 7-carboxy-7-deazaguanine synthase, with amino-acid sequence MPSVNVYRVKEMFYSLQGEGAQSGRASLFCRFSKCNLWTGREQDRADAVCNFCDTDFVGTDGQNGGTFDTPQALANAIKVLWDAGIEAAGGTTTTADSNKTKPYVIFTGGEPLLQLNEVLVDEMHLLGFEVGVETNGTRPAPKGIDWLCVSPKADAEVVLMQCNEIKLVFPQPLAKPERFEHIKAQHYFLSPMADPLIIAGRDEKKATNMRLATDYCLAHPQWRLTLQMHKILGID; translated from the coding sequence ATGCCTAGCGTTAATGTGTATCGCGTTAAAGAGATGTTCTATAGCCTGCAAGGTGAAGGGGCTCAGTCTGGCCGCGCGTCTCTCTTTTGTCGTTTTAGTAAATGTAATTTATGGACTGGGCGTGAACAAGATCGTGCAGATGCCGTATGTAATTTCTGTGATACCGATTTTGTCGGAACAGACGGCCAAAATGGTGGTACGTTTGACACCCCTCAGGCACTCGCTAACGCAATAAAAGTCCTTTGGGATGCTGGGATAGAAGCCGCAGGGGGCACAACGACAACGGCTGACAGCAACAAAACTAAGCCCTATGTGATCTTTACTGGCGGGGAGCCTTTGTTGCAGCTTAATGAGGTGTTAGTTGATGAAATGCACTTGCTAGGCTTTGAAGTAGGTGTTGAAACCAATGGTACTCGCCCTGCCCCTAAAGGCATAGATTGGCTCTGTGTAAGCCCTAAAGCTGATGCTGAAGTGGTGCTGATGCAGTGTAATGAGATAAAACTCGTATTTCCGCAGCCATTGGCAAAGCCTGAGCGCTTTGAGCACATAAAAGCACAGCACTATTTTTTATCACCGATGGCGGACCCTCTAATTATCGCAGGGCGAGATGAGAAAAAGGCAACGAATATGCGGTTGGCAACGGACTACTGTCTTGCTCACCCCCAATGGCGACTAACATTACAGATGCATAAGATCTTAGGTATTGATTAG
- a CDS encoding YfbR-like 5'-deoxynucleotidase: MLSLRDIVRSGHVVRWNSVKHGRPQYLAEHHYMVTMIARALARRILSADYYTAEKQILLVDYCLNHDLPELIGGDLPSVSKRKLEAMLGDKADVFKQFDYEIHPPLRKLDQKMENTPLKEIAKLADWADAIVYIQQEGQGNYEAKITQHAINSLVSFLPESLVKEAGIKDKVATFFEQPISHTHSIEMKLKKAYADKIVSAQAMFPEFEWAEAGKVLEALLEGEDAQIKFEY, encoded by the coding sequence ATGTTAAGTTTAAGAGATATTGTTCGAAGCGGTCATGTGGTTCGTTGGAATAGCGTTAAGCATGGTAGACCACAGTATCTGGCCGAGCATCATTATATGGTCACTATGATCGCTAGAGCATTGGCAAGGCGAATCTTAAGTGCCGATTATTACACGGCTGAAAAGCAAATATTGTTGGTTGATTATTGTCTTAATCACGATCTCCCTGAGCTTATAGGGGGGGATTTACCGTCAGTGAGTAAGCGTAAGCTAGAAGCCATGCTGGGCGATAAAGCCGATGTTTTTAAGCAGTTTGATTATGAGATTCACCCTCCACTGCGAAAGCTCGACCAGAAGATGGAGAACACGCCGTTAAAAGAAATTGCTAAGCTGGCAGACTGGGCTGATGCTATTGTTTATATACAACAAGAAGGCCAAGGAAACTACGAAGCCAAAATAACTCAGCACGCTATTAACAGCCTGGTGTCATTCTTGCCAGAATCATTAGTGAAAGAGGCGGGTATAAAAGACAAAGTCGCTACATTTTTTGAGCAGCCTATATCTCATACCCATAGCATTGAGATGAAGCTAAAAAAAGCTTACGCAGATAAAATAGTCAGTGCTCAAGCTATGTTTCCTGAGTTTGAATGGGCGGAAGCCGGAAAGGTTTTAGAGGCGTTGCTAGAAGGAGAGGATGCGCAGATAAAATTCGAGTATTAA
- a CDS encoding substrate-binding periplasmic protein, which produces MTVFVAQAETVITVGGYEFPPFVSSGDIQQPNHGITIDLIEHLNQVQSEYTFKYFPTSSKRRYMDFSVGRYDLIMFENSGWGWAEQPVEASNVFMHGAEVYIAYNRPERDQQFFDDIASKRIVGMLGYHYGFANFNSDEDYLSEHFNVLLSTDHLRNIRLILTDRPELAEIAVVTQSFLNDYLAQNPKDREKLLISNKLDQEYLHRMLVRKGAAISVGGLNHLIDSLQTEGIIAKLEKKYGIKRNRLD; this is translated from the coding sequence ATGACTGTTTTTGTTGCCCAAGCTGAAACAGTTATCACTGTCGGTGGTTATGAGTTTCCCCCCTTCGTTAGTTCAGGCGATATACAACAACCTAATCACGGCATCACCATTGATTTGATTGAACATTTAAACCAAGTTCAAAGTGAGTATACGTTTAAGTATTTTCCCACCTCATCAAAACGTCGTTATATGGATTTTTCGGTAGGCCGTTATGATCTTATCATGTTTGAGAATTCTGGCTGGGGTTGGGCAGAACAACCGGTTGAGGCGTCTAACGTATTTATGCACGGTGCCGAGGTTTATATTGCTTATAATCGACCAGAGCGCGATCAGCAATTTTTTGATGATATCGCCAGTAAGCGCATAGTCGGTATGTTGGGTTATCACTATGGCTTTGCGAACTTTAATTCCGATGAAGATTACCTGTCAGAGCACTTTAATGTGCTACTCTCGACTGATCATTTAAGAAATATACGGTTAATCCTAACAGATCGCCCTGAACTGGCTGAAATCGCGGTAGTTACGCAATCTTTCTTGAATGATTACCTTGCCCAAAACCCGAAAGACCGCGAAAAGCTATTAATATCCAATAAGCTAGACCAAGAATATTTGCACCGAATGCTAGTACGGAAAGGCGCTGCAATATCGGTGGGCGGGCTAAATCATCTCATCGACAGTCTACAGACAGAGGGTATCATTGCTAAGTTAGAAAAAAAGTATGGTATTAAGCGAAATCGACTTGATTAG
- a CDS encoding response regulator: MRKTSVLMVEDEAEMRDLLRNTLEKVGVESIGEAGDGKKALEACVETHYDIIMLDIGLPDMDGLSVLKAMKRLNKKLFVVLVTADDSIESIQTAISSGANGYVVKPYSYEKILDVINNYIMTNDVGDDAIRDNNAF; encoded by the coding sequence ATGCGCAAAACCAGTGTGCTCATGGTAGAAGATGAAGCAGAAATGAGAGATTTGCTTCGAAATACGTTAGAAAAAGTCGGCGTAGAGTCTATTGGTGAAGCCGGAGACGGAAAAAAAGCCCTAGAAGCTTGCGTAGAAACCCACTATGACATCATTATGTTAGATATTGGGCTTCCAGATATGGATGGGCTTTCGGTGCTTAAAGCGATGAAACGCTTGAATAAAAAGCTATTTGTTGTTTTGGTGACAGCCGATGATTCGATCGAAAGCATCCAAACGGCTATTAGCTCTGGTGCTAACGGTTACGTAGTGAAACCGTATTCTTATGAAAAAATATTAGATGTTATTAATAATTATATTATGACCAACGATGTGGGTGATGATGCTATTAGGGATAACAACGCGTTTTAG
- the queC gene encoding 7-cyano-7-deazaguanine synthase QueC, translating into MSEKVVVIYSGGMDSFTLLHKAIKEGKQVYALSFNYGQRHSKELHYAQKVCDDLAIPHKIVDITAINQLLLGSSLTDDIEIPEGHYEEESMKSTVVPNRNMIMLSLAIGYAVSIHAVAVYYGAHGGDHAIYPDCRPEFIDKMDAVSQIANYEAVDIIAPFSKQNKIDILRTGLAMGLDYGKTWTCYNGRDRACGKCGSCQERLEAFTKNGMTDPVPYESV; encoded by the coding sequence ATGTCTGAAAAAGTCGTGGTGATTTATTCAGGAGGGATGGACTCCTTCACCTTGTTGCACAAGGCGATTAAAGAAGGGAAGCAGGTCTATGCGCTATCATTTAACTATGGTCAGCGCCATTCTAAAGAGCTTCATTATGCACAAAAGGTGTGTGATGACTTAGCGATCCCTCATAAAATTGTTGATATCACAGCGATTAACCAGCTGCTGCTTGGGTCTTCTTTAACCGACGATATCGAAATTCCTGAAGGGCACTATGAAGAAGAAAGTATGAAATCGACAGTGGTGCCTAACCGCAATATGATCATGCTTTCTTTAGCCATCGGCTATGCGGTTTCGATACATGCCGTCGCAGTTTATTATGGTGCTCACGGGGGAGATCATGCCATTTACCCTGATTGTCGACCTGAATTTATAGACAAAATGGACGCAGTTTCGCAGATCGCAAATTATGAGGCTGTGGATATTATTGCCCCGTTCTCTAAGCAGAATAAGATAGATATCTTACGTACAGGGCTTGCGATGGGGCTAGACTATGGTAAAACCTGGACCTGCTATAACGGGCGTGATCGTGCCTGTGGTAAGTGCGGCTCGTGCCAAGAGCGTCTTGAAGCGTTCACTAAAAACGGCATGACCGACCCCGTGCCTTACGAGTCCGTTTAA
- a CDS encoding 3'-5' exonuclease produces the protein MNSPSQPVFIDFEASSLDLVASYPIEVGICLPDSSTHSWLIKPHVLWNDWSESAEEIHGLCRQRLVDEGIEVYRVVKEMNELLSGDIFCDAWTFDSFWMHRLFKAAKAKPTFHLDSISMLLNEEQILKWQDVRQQVISEMDIVTHRAANDAMILQETWKRLQHIK, from the coding sequence ATGAATTCTCCATCGCAACCTGTTTTTATTGATTTTGAAGCATCCAGCCTAGACCTGGTTGCCAGTTACCCTATTGAGGTAGGCATTTGCCTTCCAGATAGTAGCACCCATAGCTGGCTTATTAAGCCTCACGTGCTATGGAATGATTGGTCAGAATCAGCTGAAGAAATTCATGGTCTCTGCCGTCAGCGCTTAGTAGACGAAGGTATCGAGGTATATAGGGTCGTCAAAGAAATGAATGAGCTGCTAAGTGGCGATATTTTTTGCGATGCTTGGACATTTGATAGTTTCTGGATGCACCGTTTATTTAAGGCGGCAAAAGCTAAACCAACCTTTCATTTAGACTCTATTTCTATGTTGCTAAATGAAGAGCAGATTTTAAAGTGGCAAGACGTTCGTCAACAAGTGATTAGCGAAATGGATATCGTGACTCACAGAGCAGCCAATGACGCAATGATTTTACAAGAAACGTGGAAACGACTTCAGCACATTAAGTAA